The Amblyomma americanum isolate KBUSLIRL-KWMA chromosome 2, ASM5285725v1, whole genome shotgun sequence genome contains the following window.
AGGAGCAACATACACAGGAAATTGACAGAACAAAACCTACACCGGAAGAGGACCCAcggctactcaggctatgggaggcaagacgcgagCTCACGAAAATGTGGAAGCGGCAGAAACTAAACAGGAAGCTGCAAAAGAAGATCCCGGAGATTACACAAAAAGCGGAGGAGTACACGACACAGCTGGCCAGGCAAGGATGGGAGAaattcagcagctcgctgaacgGCAGGCCCAGCACTGTCAAAACATGGCGCATACTCAAGGCCCTCATGGACACAACCAAGACAAAAGCAGAAAGCGGCAAAGCCATACAAAGATTAATTCACCAATTCGATGGAACGGACGAAGAGGTACTCGCGGCGGTCAAAAAGGAGTGCTACGGCGCTGACAAGCCACAGGGATATAAAGAAGAGTATAAAGGGAAGGAACACCCGCACCTCGACAGACCAATAACGAAGGAAGAACTATACGCAGCGATCAGGGCCGTGACTAAATACACGGAAGGCGGAGCAGACAAGATTAAAATCTCCCTAATTCGCAACCTCAGCGACGAAGCGGTAGTTCAACTCACAGACTACCTCAACGCGCATTAGCTAGCGGGAACGGTGCCCAAAGCATGGGAACACGCGGAGGTGGTAATGAGACCCAAACCCGACAAGAAGCCTGAAATAGAAAACCTGCGGTCCATCTCACTAACGTCGTGCCTGGCCAAGCTCAACGAAAGGGTAATCACGAATAGAATACAGCAGTACCTCGAAGACGAAGATCTGTACCCGCTaagcatgttcggcttcagaacgAACCTGTCGACGCAGGATATCCTCCTGCAAATCAAGGAGGAGGTAATCGACACCATCCCAAAGACCGGAGAGAACATCATAATGGCTCTAgacatcaagggcgcgttcgataacgtcagccacAGCGCCATCATGGAGGTACTAACAATCACCCACTGCGGCAAAATAGTACCCGACTAAGTAAGGGCATTCCTGTCGAACCGCTTGGCAACGGTGGGACTGGGAGGCCTGCGGAGCGATCTCTTTCAAACGCCAAACAAAGGCACCCCGCAGGGACCCGTACTCTCAtcggtcctcttcaacatagccatgatcgGACTAGCCCGCGAGCTGAGCCGAATCGAGGGAATCTAGCATGCtatgtatgcagatgatatcACGATTTGGGTCAACCACGAATAGCTAGGCCAGAAAGAATAACTAATCCAGCAAACGGCGATATGCGTCGAACGATATGTCAGAGAGGACTCGCATGTTCTACAGAAAAATCGGAGGTCCTGGGCGTCGGCAAAAAGCTATCCAAGGAGAAGATCGAAATACGGCTAGAAGGGCAAGTTCTCCTAGAACGCAGCATGATAAGGGTCATAAGAATGTGGATCCAATGCGGCAGAaggtgcagccacaccctaagcctCCTCCAACAATCAACGCAGCAAGTCAGCAGAATGATTACCAGGGTATCGCAGAGAAGGcatggcatgaaggaaagcgACACACTCAAGCAGGTCtagagcctagtggtcagccgcataacataCTCGCTTCCCTACCATAACATGACACAAcatgaaaaagaacaagcagacacactCATCAGAAAGGCATTCAAGACGGCTCCGAACCTGCCAAGGAATACGTCGAACGAAAAACTGATAAAGCTGGGaatccacaacaccttcgaagaactgAAAGGAGCGCAACTCGGTGCAAAGCTGTATAGGCTCCAGCAGTCGACCACCGACCGAGCGCTCCTCCTAAGGTTGGGATACATCAGTAAAGAAACAGAGGATAGGGAAGCGAGCATCCCCGATTACATTCGGCAAACCATCAGGGTATGCCCCCTACCTAGGAACATGGACCCAAACTTGCACGCGGCAAGGCGAGCCGCAAGGACAGAATATGTAGAAAAGCACCTTGCGAATGACAAAAACTTTGTATATACGGATGCGGCCCTACATCCGTGGAACAGAAACTCCAAAGAACACAGAGTTGCGTCAGTGGTGGTGAACCACAAAGGTGACATGATCACATGCGCAACACTGAGAGGCTGTAGAGTATCCGAGGTGGAAGAagtcgccgtagctctagcggtacCGGGAGGGTACCGTAAAAACGAGTCGCTCAcaattctcacggactcaaaaacGGCATGCAGACAGTACACCGCAGGTAGTGTCAGCAAAGGGGCGCTGCACATAATCCTCCAAGCAGGGACCCCGAGCACACAAATACAACATAAGATTttctgggtaccgggacacgccggagtgaaggggaaCCAGAGGGCCGATTAtttagctcgcgagcttactaaccGAGCGGATACATCACGGACTCAGAACCCACCATGACGGTGGAGCCAACGTTCGCGGAGATACTCAATTATCACAGAGGCAGGAGAATAACGTATCCCCCGCCACACCCACTCTTAACACAACACGAAGCAGTCGGCTGGCGAAGACTGCAGACAGGAACCTTCCACAACTTACACACACTCCACAAAATGTATCGGAACcaatacgcggacacatgcacgtggtgcggggcaacccccacgttataccgcatcacatgggaatgcaagaACAACTTCTGCTTCCACAagttaaaagagcccaatgcggaacagtgggagcaGGGCTGGGAAGGGTACTTGAAAATAGTATCTTCGATACGATACTCGATACCTTTGAAAATTGTATCTCCGATACCGATACAAGGTACAGTACGGAAATAGATTTTCGATACAGATACTCGATACTGTATCGTCGATACTTCGATACATCACTAAAATATCAAATATAATACAGGTTATATTACGACTAACGAAGTTTACAAAACTGAAATCACTGCCTAATAATGCCGGTAATATAACTGGCGAATTTAGGAAATGTACGAGTGGTTTCTGCAACCTTAAATGCATTTCTATAGAGCACGTTCCTTGAAAGGACTTATAAACGAACCTGACCGCATGGATCTGTTGAAGCTCCGCTCTCTGCGCAGTTGGCCTTGTTAGAACTTTAATTTGGACTaaagccatatatatatatatatatatatatatatatatatatatatatatatatatatatatatatatatatatatatatatatatatatatatatatatatatatatatgttgaaGCGATCGCTTCCGTAAGCAGCCTAGCAAAAAATCATTTAACCCAAAGTTCCTCAAAGTTCCTGTGAGCACTTGGCTATATGAATAAACCTGAAACGTTTTCTGTTTTCGGTTCGATACTATAGAGTACTTACCTGATGGCCTGTGCCTTTGATCAAAATAAATGATGCACGCTCCGTGCGCTTGGGAACCGAACAGTTAGTTTGCCAGTACTGCGATAACAAACTTCTGAAGCTGAAAACTATTCTTGAAAAGCTAGAATGAAAGCAACAAGTAAAATGGCTGAATGTTTTTATTAGGCAAAAAGTATTCATTACGTTTACTTGAAGGTCTTAAGTAACAGCATTTGCTCGAACCGCCGGCCCGAAAGAGCCCCGCGATGTGGGCGCGCTATAAGGGAGGCATATGAAAAAAGCCTCTCTACAGGAGCAGACGAGCACGTCGCAGTATTATACTTGACGAAGGCGCCTCTTATCAGTGGATAAGAATGAAGCATAGCCACATCAACTCGAGGATCTTGTAAATAATTGAGAAACTCAAGCTTCACTAACGCCTCCTGAGAGCTACGGCTGGTTATACCGCTTGTGTCTTCAACTGAAAAGAATGCGTCAGCTGACGCATTTGATGCTCCTGGCGCCGATGATCCTACTGCCTCGCGTGCGGAAGAATGCGCAGCTTGTGCTGTGCTGACATAGTCGACAACAGCTTCTTCTGTAAGCTTCTGAGCATGACGGCGGAAGTCTTCCATTTCTGCTGGCAACCACCGCAACTTGAAATAGGGGTGCAGAACAGCAGCAACTGTTGCCTCTTTTGCACTCGGTTTCATCTTCAAAAGATGGTCGAACCTGCGGGTGAATTCATTCCTAACTGCATCCAAAAGTGGCTTGCAATAAACATAGTCTGCAGCAGCTTTCTCGTGAAGCTTTGATTCCACTTGAAGAAGAGTTGGGAGCAGTTCTCCGAAGAAGCAGTCAGCTTCAGCTTGGAGGCGTGTCAAAGCAGAGGCGATGGGCTGCAAGACATCGCAGTACTCAAGCAGAAAAGCGAAGTCCCTTTCTTGGAATACTTGCAGCTTAAGAGTGTTGCATAGGTCTCGAAGCTTGTCCTTAGA
Protein-coding sequences here:
- the LOC144120259 gene encoding uncharacterized protein LOC144120259; amino-acid sequence: MSDGDADDLSFESVTEPDLGLEDGEIRLPLHVRCACHTLSLVAVSDVKVALSTVSFERIQSSATIKCSALWNCARRPKSSEIIVSALGHSLQTPCVTRWNSLYDSIKDLLRSKDKLRDLCNTLKLQVFQERDFAFLLEYCDVLQPIASALTRLQAEADCFFGELLPTLLQVESKLHEKAAADYVYCKPLLDAVRNEFTRRFDHLLKMKPSAKEATVAAVLHPYFKLRWLPAEMEDFRRHAQKLTEEAVVDYVSTAQAAHSSAREAVGSSAPGASNASADAFFSVEDTSGITSRSSQEALVKLEFLNYLQDPRVDVAMLHSYPLIRGAFVKYNTATCSSAPVERLFSYASLIARPHRGALSGRRFEQMLLLKTFK